The following are encoded together in the Panthera leo isolate Ple1 chromosome B4, P.leo_Ple1_pat1.1, whole genome shotgun sequence genome:
- the PTGES3 gene encoding prostaglandin E synthase 3 — translation MQPASAKWYDRRDYVFIEFCVEDSKDVNVNFEKSKLTFSCLGGSDNFKHLNEIDLFHCIDPNDSKHKRTDRSILCCLRKGESGQSWPRLTKERAKLNWLSVDFNNWKDWEDDSDEDMSNFDRFSEMMNNMGGDEDVDLPEVDGADDDSQDSDDEKMPDLE, via the exons AT GCAGCCTGCTTCTGCAAAATGGTACGATCGAAGGGACTACGTCTTCATTGAATTTTGTGTTGAAGACAGTAAAGATGTtaatgtaaattttgaaaaatccaaACTTACATTCAG ttgTCTTGGAGGAAGcgataattttaaacatttaaatgaaattgaTCTTTTTCACTGTATTGATCCAAAT gattcCAAGCATAAAAGAACGGACAGGTCAATTTTATGTTGTTTACGAAAAGGCGAATCTGGCCAGTCATGGCCaaggttaacaaaagaaagggcaaag CTTAACTGGCTTAGTGTGGACTTCAATAATTGGAAAGACTGGGAGGATGATTCAGATGAAGACATGTCTAATTTTGATCGTTTCTCTGAG ATGATGAACAACATGGGTGGTGATGAGGATGTAGATTTACCAGAAGTAGATGGAGCAGATGAT GATTCACAAGACAGTGATGATGAAA aaatGCCAGATCTGGAGTAA